In a single window of the Mugil cephalus isolate CIBA_MC_2020 chromosome 6, CIBA_Mcephalus_1.1, whole genome shotgun sequence genome:
- the prrg1 gene encoding transmembrane gamma-carboxyglutamic acid protein 1: MGSVFLPADVAHSVLRRLRRANFMLEEMKQGDIQRECREEVCTYEEAREAFENEEKTKRFWEEYVRESNPSGGLETVVGGVHSLYLIVPLLLVLLIITAVAITVWRCHSRKRSQRSPSMGHSHHNHVLSVVSMDQWGRDYHHGDQSELSVHSSPAYPGSELTSGRGSAGDPPPSYEEAVGHTDVQIETEPPPQYEDIVNTSSASVNGGNGK, translated from the exons ATGGGGAGTG TGTTCCTGCCAGCAGACGTGGCCCACTCGGTGCTGCGGCGGCTGCGCAGGGCCAACTTCATGCTGGAAGAGATGAAGCAGGGTGACATCCAGAGGGAGTGCCGTGAGGAGGTCTGCACGTATGAGGAGGCCCGCGAGGCTTTTGAGAATGAAGAGAAGACG AAGCGGTTCTGGGAGGAATACGTACGGGAAAGCAATCCATCTGGAGGTCTTGAGACAGTGGTTGGTGGAGTCCACTCGCTCTACTTGATCGTGCCGTTGCTGCTGGTTCTGCTCATCATCACCGCTGTCGCCATCACCGTGTGGCGCTGCCACTCCCGAAAGCGCTCACAGCGCAGCCCGAGTATGGGACACTCACATCACAACCacgtcctgtcagtggtctccATGGACCAGTGGGGAAGGGATTACCACCACGGTGACCAGTCAGAACTCAGTGTCCACAGCAGCCCGGCCTATCCAGGCTCAGAGCTCACATCAGGGAGAGGAAGTGCTGGGGACCCACCACCATCTTATGAGGAGGCTGTGGGTCATACAGATGTCCAAATAGAGACGGAGCCACCTCCCCAGTATGAGGATATAGTCAACACAAGCTCTGCTAGTGTCAATGGTGGCAACGGAAAGTAA